In one Lolium rigidum isolate FL_2022 chromosome 3, APGP_CSIRO_Lrig_0.1, whole genome shotgun sequence genomic region, the following are encoded:
- the LOC124696773 gene encoding putative protease Do-like 14 — MFRNPRRAALLLAAGAAAAGAGGLLDRRDYATDVTVSVSTPLRHLLSAASTGLPSRSPLLACFSEDLTVSEFVFAEGFPILNSFASASDAPINASSQGSGGISDDSRCGRGCLVRDSIPNAAAAVGPAVVNISVQIHGWALEKSIGSGTIIDPDIHKFLNFYHTLCKR, encoded by the exons ATGTTCCGGaacccgcgccgcgccgccctcctcctcgccgccggcgccgccgcggcgggAGCGGGCGGCCTCCTCGACCGCCGCGACTACGCCACGGACGTCACCGTCTCGGTCTCCACGCCGCTCCGCCATCTCCTCTCCGCCGCCTCCACGGGGCTCCCCTCCCGCAGCCCTCTCCT AGCTTGCTTTTCAGAAGATCTTACTGTGTCCGAATTTGTTTTTGCAGAGGGGTTTCCTATACTAAATTCCTTTGCATCTGCATCGGATGCACCCATTAACGCGAGCAGCCAAGGTTCTGGTGGAATCTCAGATGATTCGAGATGTGGCCGAGGATGTCTAGTCAGGGATTCAATTCCCAATGCTGCAGCTGCAGTTGGTCCTGCTGTTGTAAACATTTCTGTAC aaattCATGGATGGGcgctagagaagagcattggatcAGGAACTATAATAGATCCAGATATCCATAAATTTCTAAATTTTTATCATACACTCTGCAAGAGATAG